In Rhodothermales bacterium, the genomic stretch TTCACATACGCTTGCCGAGCAGGCAAATCACACGATGGCCGTCGATTTCTAGATCGCCGGCCGGCAACCGCCTCACCAGCGGCGGCCGCACATCATCTCTGGTTATAACGCACAGGTTCGAGGTATAACTATGCCTGCGAAAATCGCTGAATTCACGCAATCCAATGTTTCCGTTCCTAAAATGGGTCATGCCCGCGATCTCTGGGAAAAGCTCGAGACCCGACAGGCCCGTATCGGCGTCGTCGGTCTGGGATATGTCGGCCTGCCGCTTGCGGTCGAATATGCGCAGCGGGGCTTCCCGACGCTCGGCATCGACCTGAACCGGGAACGCGTGCTGCGGCTCAACGCCGGCGCGAACTACATCCAGGACATCGACGACGCCTCGATCAAGACGATCGTTGAAAGCGGGACGTTTGTCGCCGAGGACGATTTCTCTGCTTCCGGTACGGTTGATGTCTTCTTCATCTGCGTCCCGACGCCCGTCACGGCGCACAAGGATCCCGATACCTCCTATATCTCCTCGGCCGCCCAGGCGATCGCGGCGCACATCCGCCCTGGTCAGCTTATCATCCTGAAAAGCACCACGTACCCGGATACGACGGAAGGCCTCGTCAAGCCGATCCTGGAGAAGGAGGCGGCGAAGCATGGCATGCAACTCGGGGTAGACTTCTTCCTGGCCTTCAGCCCGGAACGCATCGACCCGGGCAATACGCAGTTTACGACGGCCAACACGCCGATCGTCGTCGGCGGCGTGACGCAGGCATGCACCGAGTTAGCCTGCATGGCCATGAAGCAGGTGGTGGCCCACGTCCATCCGGTATCGAGCCCGAAGGTGGCCGAGATGGAGAAGCTGCTGGAGAACACGTTCCGGTCGGTCAACATTGCCCTGGTGAATGAACTTGCCCGGCTGTGCGACCGAATGGGCGGGATTTCGATCTGGGAGGTCATCGAGGCGGCGGCCACAAAGCCGTTCGGCTACATGCCGTTTTTCCCCGGCCCCGGCCTTGGCGGGCATTGCATCCCCATCGATCCCTATTACCTCTCGTGGCTGGCGCGGCGGTACGACTTCGAGACGAGCTTCATCACGCTGTCCGCCCGGATTAACGAAGAGATGCCCTTTTATGTCCTCGACGCCGTCATCCGGTGTCTGGCGCACCAGCCGGTGCGTATGGAGGACGCGAAGATCCTCATCCTGGGCGTTGCGTTTAAAAAAGACGTGGACGATATCCGGCACTCGCCGGCGCTGAAAGTCATCGAACTCCTTTACAACAAGGGGATCACGCACATCGAATACAGCGACCCGCATGTGCCGGCGCTCCGCGTGGAGACGGGGAAGGGCGACCTCGAGATGAAATCGATCCCCCTCTCCGAGTCGATGCTCCAGCGTTACCAGGCCGTCGTCATCCTCACGCAGCACAGCGCCTTCCCCTACGCCATGATTGCCGAACACGCCCGCGCCATCGTCGACACCCGCAACGCCATGCAGCACATCCCGCACAACCGGGATAAGGTGATGCTGCTGGGCGGCGGAGAGTTTTGAAAAGTGTAAAGTGTAAAGTGTAAAGTGGAAAGTGAAAAGTGAAAAGTGAAAAGTGAAAAGTGAAAAGTGAAAAGTGGAATGTGAAAAGTGAAAAGTGAACCGGTTCTGCTAAAGACTTTTCACTTTTCACTTTCCACTTTACGATTAAACCATCCTTCAACCTGTTCCCGGTCGTACGCGTCGTCCTTGTGGAGGAATTCGTTGCTGGAGCATACATACGTATAGTCGGCCTTCCAGGCATCGATCCGTTTGACGATGGTGTCGATGGCGTCCAGGATGTAGTCGAGCCGGGCGTTTGTCAGCGTGGGATGGAGGGAGAGGCGGACCCAGCCCGGTTTGGCGGACAGGTCGTGGTGGTTGAGGATCTGGTCGAGAATGGCGTTGGACATGTCCTGGTCTACATGGAGCAGGTAGTGGCCGTACGTGCCGGCGCACGAGCAGCCACCGCGCACCTGGATGCCGAATCGGTCGTTGAGGAGGCGGACGATGAGGTTGTAGTGGATGCCTTCCACGTAAAACGAGACGATCCCGAGCCGGTCCTCGACGGCGTCGGCGAGGATGTGGAGGCCCGGGATGGCTCGGAGCCGGCGGAAGGCCGTCGCGAGCAGCTCCTGCTCACGCGCATGGATGGCTTCGACGCCCATCTCCTCCTTGAGACGTACGGCCAGCGCGGCGCGCATGGTTTGCAGGAACGCCGGCGTCCCACCATCTTCGCGGGCTTCGATGTCCTCGATGAAGCTATGCACGCCCCAGGGGTTCGTCCAGTTCACCGTGCCCCCGCCCGGGTGGTCCGGCACGCGGTTGCGGTAAAGCCGTTTGGTGAAGATGAGCGCGCCCGGCGTACCGGGG encodes the following:
- a CDS encoding nucleotide sugar dehydrogenase, which gives rise to MPAKIAEFTQSNVSVPKMGHARDLWEKLETRQARIGVVGLGYVGLPLAVEYAQRGFPTLGIDLNRERVLRLNAGANYIQDIDDASIKTIVESGTFVAEDDFSASGTVDVFFICVPTPVTAHKDPDTSYISSAAQAIAAHIRPGQLIILKSTTYPDTTEGLVKPILEKEAAKHGMQLGVDFFLAFSPERIDPGNTQFTTANTPIVVGGVTQACTELACMAMKQVVAHVHPVSSPKVAEMEKLLENTFRSVNIALVNELARLCDRMGGISIWEVIEAAATKPFGYMPFFPGPGLGGHCIPIDPYYLSWLARRYDFETSFITLSARINEEMPFYVLDAVIRCLAHQPVRMEDAKILILGVAFKKDVDDIRHSPALKVIELLYNKGITHIEYSDPHVPALRVETGKGDLEMKSIPLSESMLQRYQAVVILTQHSAFPYAMIAEHARAIVDTRNAMQHIPHNRDKVMLLGGGEF